A single genomic interval of Streptomyces showdoensis harbors:
- the coaA gene encoding type I pantothenate kinase, with amino-acid sequence MITSPPRSPNGPAGNGARRGAEPTPYVDLTRAEWSALRDKTPLPLSAEEVERLRGLGDVIDLDEVRDVYLPLSRLLNLYVQATSGLRGALNTFLGERAEQRGTPFVIGVAGSVAVGKSTVARLLQALLARWPEHPRVELVTTDGFLYPMEELRARGLMSRKGFPESYDRRALTRFVADIKAGKEEVTAPVYSHLIYDRVPGERLVVRRPDILIVEGLNVLQPALPGKDGRTRVGLADYFDFSVYVDARPEDIERWYLNRFRKLRDTAFQDPSSYFRRWTTVSEEEALDYARTMWRTINKVNLLENVAPTRGRATLVVRKGPDHKVQRLSLRKL; translated from the coding sequence GTGATCACTTCGCCGCCACGAAGCCCGAACGGTCCCGCCGGCAACGGAGCCAGGCGGGGGGCCGAGCCGACGCCGTACGTCGATCTCACTCGGGCCGAGTGGAGCGCGCTGCGGGACAAGACGCCGCTGCCGCTGTCCGCCGAGGAGGTCGAGCGGCTGCGCGGACTCGGGGACGTCATCGACCTCGACGAGGTGCGGGACGTCTACCTGCCGCTGTCGCGGCTCCTCAACCTGTACGTGCAGGCCACCAGCGGGCTGCGCGGGGCGCTGAACACCTTCCTCGGGGAGCGGGCCGAGCAGCGCGGCACCCCCTTCGTCATAGGGGTCGCCGGCTCGGTGGCGGTCGGGAAGTCGACGGTGGCCCGCCTGCTCCAGGCGCTGCTCGCGCGCTGGCCCGAGCACCCGCGGGTGGAGCTGGTGACCACCGACGGGTTCCTCTACCCGATGGAGGAGCTCAGGGCCCGCGGGCTGATGTCCCGGAAGGGCTTCCCCGAGTCGTACGACCGGCGGGCGCTGACCCGGTTCGTGGCGGACATCAAGGCGGGCAAGGAGGAGGTCACCGCGCCCGTCTACTCGCACCTGATCTACGACCGGGTGCCCGGCGAGCGGCTCGTCGTGCGCCGCCCGGACATCCTCATCGTCGAGGGGCTGAACGTCCTCCAGCCGGCCCTGCCCGGCAAGGACGGCCGCACCCGGGTCGGCCTCGCCGACTACTTCGACTTCTCGGTCTACGTGGACGCGCGGCCGGAGGACATCGAGCGCTGGTACCTCAACCGCTTCCGCAAGCTGCGCGACACCGCCTTCCAGGACCCGTCCTCGTACTTCCGGCGCTGGACGACGGTCTCCGAGGAGGAGGCCCTGGACTACGCCCGCACGATGTGGCGGACCATCAACAAGGTGAACCTGCTGGAGAACGTGGCCCCCACCCGCGGCCGCGCGACGCTCGTGGTGCGCAAGGGCCCCGATCACAAGGTGCAGCGGCTGAGCCTCCGTAAGCTCTGA
- the alr gene encoding alanine racemase — translation MTETPQPRRARAEIDLGALRANVRTLRARVDPHVQIMAVVKADAYGHGALRCARAAVEAGATWVGTATPQEALALRAAGLLDVRIMCWLWTPGDPWAEGIEAGLDMSVSGLWALTEVVEAARETGRRARIQLKADTGLGRNGCQPADWPELVTEALKAEAQGLVKVTGLWSHFACADEPGHPSIAAQLDVFRTMLDFAEKAGVEPEVRHIANSPATLTLPEAHFDLVRPGIAMYGVSPAPEVGTSAELGLRPVMSLKASVALVKDVPGGHGVSYGHHYVTSGDTTLGLVPLGYADGIPRHASGRGPVLVDGRVRTVAGRVAMDQFVVDLGGDRPAPGTEAVLFGPGDRGEPTAQDWADAADTIAYEIVTRIGARVPRVYLGE, via the coding sequence ATGACTGAGACACCACAGCCCCGCCGAGCCCGCGCCGAGATCGACCTCGGTGCGCTGCGTGCGAACGTCCGCACGCTGCGCGCCAGGGTCGATCCGCACGTTCAGATCATGGCCGTGGTCAAGGCCGACGCGTACGGGCACGGCGCCCTGCGCTGCGCCCGGGCCGCCGTCGAGGCGGGGGCGACCTGGGTCGGGACGGCGACACCGCAGGAGGCGCTGGCGCTGCGGGCGGCCGGTCTGCTGGACGTGCGGATCATGTGCTGGCTGTGGACGCCGGGCGACCCGTGGGCGGAGGGCATCGAGGCCGGGCTCGACATGTCGGTGAGCGGCCTGTGGGCGCTGACCGAGGTCGTGGAGGCGGCCCGGGAGACCGGCCGCCGGGCGCGGATCCAGCTCAAGGCCGACACCGGGCTCGGCCGCAACGGCTGCCAGCCCGCGGACTGGCCGGAGCTCGTCACCGAGGCGCTCAAGGCCGAGGCGCAGGGGCTGGTCAAGGTGACCGGGCTCTGGTCGCACTTCGCCTGCGCGGACGAGCCGGGGCACCCGTCGATCGCCGCCCAGCTCGACGTGTTCCGCACCATGCTGGACTTCGCCGAGAAGGCCGGGGTCGAGCCCGAGGTGCGGCACATCGCCAACTCGCCCGCCACCCTGACCCTGCCCGAGGCGCACTTCGACCTGGTCCGGCCGGGCATCGCCATGTACGGCGTCTCGCCCGCGCCCGAGGTCGGCACCTCCGCCGAGCTGGGGCTGCGGCCGGTGATGAGCCTCAAGGCGAGTGTCGCCCTGGTCAAGGACGTGCCGGGCGGGCACGGGGTGTCCTACGGGCACCACTACGTGACCTCCGGCGACACCACCCTCGGCCTTGTCCCGCTGGGGTACGCGGACGGGATCCCGCGGCACGCCTCCGGGCGCGGTCCGGTGCTCGTCGACGGCCGGGTCCGTACGGTGGCCGGGCGGGTCGCCATGGACCAGTTCGTCGTGGACCTCGGCGGCGACCGGCCCGCGCCCGGCACCGAGGCGGTGCTCTTCGGACCCGGCGACCGGGGCGAGCCGACGGCCCAGGACTGGGCCGACGCGGCCGACACCATCGCGTACGAGATCGTCACCCGGATCGGCGCGCGCGTCCCGCGCGTCTACCTGGGCGAGTAA
- a CDS encoding holo-ACP synthase → MIIGVGIDVAEIDRFAASIERTPGLLQRLFVERELLLPSGERRGTASLAVRFAAKEAVAKALGAPAGLHWTDAEVYVEDTGQPRLRVRGTVAARAAELGVRHWHVSLSHDAGVASAVVIAEG, encoded by the coding sequence ATGATCATCGGGGTGGGGATCGACGTGGCGGAGATCGACCGGTTCGCCGCGTCGATCGAACGGACGCCGGGGCTGCTGCAGCGCCTCTTCGTCGAGCGCGAGCTGCTGCTGCCGAGCGGGGAGCGGCGGGGGACCGCCTCGCTGGCGGTCCGCTTCGCCGCCAAGGAGGCCGTCGCGAAGGCGCTCGGCGCCCCGGCGGGGCTGCACTGGACGGACGCCGAGGTGTACGTCGAGGACACCGGGCAGCCGCGGCTGCGGGTGCGCGGGACGGTGGCCGCGCGGGCGGCCGAGCTCGGGGTGCGGCACTGGCACGTGTCCCTCAGTCACGACGCGGGCGTGGCCTCGGCCGTGGTGATCGCGGAGGGCTAG
- a CDS encoding L,D-transpeptidase family protein, translating to MIRWRRGRRRGVAVLVLALALVPPPLALADGPGPAEPLLPGGVGAARAEYPMDTPDQVLPPLPPDGEVPVPVPEAEVDELVEYLPRSAVGASCTARTGPHQRRVERLLRLKADGKQSAADCRAIRAFQRREKIKPAVGYAGPVTWGRAELLAARGNPNAAGRCPVRAYTVACVDLDRELMWVQKGKKVTYAVVNVRSGRPGYRTRTGWHEVYWRHKDHWSSIYDTPMPYAQFFSGGQAFHAVYGQIATPGGSRGCVNLGHADAKRLWGALRKGDRVYVWGKRPEG from the coding sequence GTGATCAGATGGAGAAGAGGACGCCGCCGCGGCGTCGCCGTGCTGGTGCTCGCCCTGGCCCTCGTACCCCCGCCGCTCGCCCTCGCCGACGGTCCCGGGCCCGCCGAGCCCTTGCTGCCGGGCGGGGTCGGGGCCGCGCGGGCCGAGTACCCGATGGACACGCCCGACCAGGTGCTGCCGCCGCTCCCGCCGGACGGGGAGGTGCCGGTGCCGGTGCCCGAGGCGGAGGTGGACGAGCTCGTCGAGTACCTGCCGCGCAGCGCCGTCGGGGCCTCCTGCACCGCGAGGACGGGGCCCCACCAGCGACGGGTCGAACGGCTGCTGCGGCTGAAGGCGGACGGGAAGCAGTCCGCGGCGGACTGCAGGGCGATCCGGGCGTTCCAGCGCCGGGAGAAGATCAAACCGGCCGTCGGCTACGCCGGTCCCGTCACCTGGGGCCGGGCCGAGCTGCTCGCCGCCCGCGGGAACCCCAACGCCGCAGGGAGGTGCCCGGTGCGCGCGTACACCGTGGCCTGCGTCGACCTCGACCGCGAGCTGATGTGGGTGCAGAAGGGGAAGAAGGTCACGTACGCGGTGGTGAACGTGCGCAGCGGGCGGCCCGGGTACCGGACCAGGACCGGCTGGCACGAGGTCTACTGGCGGCACAAGGACCACTGGTCGTCCATCTACGACACGCCCATGCCGTACGCCCAGTTCTTCAGCGGCGGCCAGGCCTTCCACGCCGTCTACGGGCAGATCGCCACGCCCGGCGGGAGCCGCGGCTGCGTGAATCTGGGCCACGCCGACGCCAAGCGGCTGTGGGGTGCGCTGCGCAAGGGTGACCGGGTCTACGTCTGGGGCAAGCGGCCGGAAGGGTGA
- the tsaB gene encoding tRNA (adenosine(37)-N6)-threonylcarbamoyltransferase complex dimerization subunit type 1 TsaB, whose protein sequence is MLLLAMDTATPAVTVALHDGDSVVAASSQVDARRHGELLLPAVDRVLKEAGLKLDAVTGIVVGVGPGPYTGLRVGLVTAASFSSALGVPVHGLCTLDGLAYASGIEEPFAVATDARRKEVYWARYADARTRVTDAAVDRPAEIAGQLAGLPVVGAGARLYPEAFPDARDPEHQSAAALAALAAERLAAGGGGFLDPRPMYLRRPDAQVPKNYKVVTPK, encoded by the coding sequence GTGCTCTTGCTCGCCATGGATACCGCCACCCCCGCCGTCACCGTCGCCCTGCACGACGGGGACTCCGTCGTCGCCGCGTCGAGCCAGGTCGACGCCCGCCGGCACGGGGAGCTGCTACTGCCCGCCGTCGACCGGGTCCTGAAGGAGGCCGGGCTGAAGCTGGACGCGGTGACCGGCATCGTGGTCGGCGTCGGCCCCGGCCCGTACACCGGTCTGCGCGTCGGCCTGGTCACCGCCGCCTCCTTCTCCTCCGCGCTCGGGGTGCCGGTGCACGGCCTGTGCACCCTGGACGGGCTCGCGTACGCCTCCGGGATCGAGGAGCCGTTCGCCGTCGCGACGGACGCGCGCCGCAAGGAGGTCTACTGGGCCCGCTACGCCGACGCCCGCACCCGCGTGACCGACGCCGCCGTCGACCGGCCCGCCGAGATCGCCGGGCAGCTCGCCGGACTGCCCGTGGTCGGCGCCGGCGCCCGGCTGTACCCGGAGGCGTTCCCCGACGCCCGCGACCCCGAGCACCAGTCCGCCGCCGCGCTCGCCGCCCTCGCGGCCGAGCGGCTCGCCGCGGGCGGGGGCGGCTTCCTCGACCCGCGGCCGATGTACCTGCGCCGCCCCGACGCGCAGGTGCCCAAGAACTACAAGGTGGTCACGCCGAAGTGA
- a CDS encoding L,D-transpeptidase — MARSSSGFVAGLTAAAVAVIGFLAYQAQAVAPSPAELAAKPQAPSSAPAATASNTPKPRKDPLALPAGSGTGERVVYALADRRVWLVDEKNQVTHTFSVMPSTVSPPPGAYAVTSRSGAVRGSDGVAIEHVVRFATVQDVSIGFSAAVDGSTPKPDPSKKTGGVRMKRADGDALWTFAVIGQKVVVVA, encoded by the coding sequence GTGGCAAGGAGCAGCTCGGGATTCGTGGCCGGGCTCACCGCGGCCGCGGTGGCCGTGATCGGCTTCCTCGCCTACCAGGCCCAGGCCGTCGCGCCCTCGCCCGCCGAACTGGCGGCCAAGCCGCAGGCGCCGAGCTCGGCCCCCGCGGCCACCGCGAGCAACACCCCGAAGCCCCGGAAGGACCCGCTGGCGCTGCCCGCGGGCTCCGGTACCGGCGAGCGGGTGGTCTACGCCCTGGCCGACCGCCGGGTGTGGCTGGTGGACGAGAAGAACCAGGTCACCCACACCTTCTCGGTGATGCCCAGCACGGTCTCGCCGCCGCCCGGCGCGTACGCGGTGACCTCGCGCTCGGGCGCGGTGCGCGGCTCGGACGGCGTGGCGATCGAGCACGTGGTGCGCTTCGCGACCGTCCAGGACGTGTCGATCGGCTTCAGCGCGGCGGTGGACGGCTCGACGCCGAAGCCGGACCCGTCGAAGAAGACCGGCGGCGTGCGGATGAAGCGGGCGGACGGCGACGCGCTGTGGACCTTCGCGGTGATCGGCCAGAAGGTCGTCGTCGTCGCGTAG
- a CDS encoding alpha/beta fold hydrolase, protein MGDETWRRAGWAGAAIGVLAAGAAAGVAVERLTVGRSVREKARLALDAEGPYGALRSAPGWAVADDSTRLYFEVDEVEGDAPAPRRRRLFGRKAPAPVTVVFSHGYCLNQDSWHFQRAALRGLVRTVYWDQRSHGRSGRGVEQAGPDGVPVSIDRLGEDLKAVLDAAAPEGPLVLVGHSMGGMTMMALADRYPELVRERVVGAAFVGTSAGRLGEISYGLPIAGVNAVRRVLPGVLRALGSQAELVERGRRATADLFAGLIKKYSFSSKDVDPAVVRFAERMIESTPIDVVAEFYPAFVEHDKTAALAAFRELPVLALAGDRDLVTPGSHTEAIADLLPEAELVIVPDAGHLVMLEHPEAVTDRLADLLGRVGAVAVGGRPVGG, encoded by the coding sequence GTGGGCGACGAGACCTGGCGGCGGGCCGGCTGGGCCGGTGCCGCGATCGGCGTGCTCGCGGCCGGGGCCGCCGCCGGCGTCGCGGTCGAGCGGCTGACCGTCGGGCGTTCGGTACGGGAGAAGGCCCGGCTGGCGCTGGACGCCGAGGGCCCCTACGGGGCGCTGCGCTCCGCCCCGGGCTGGGCGGTGGCCGACGACTCCACCCGCCTCTACTTCGAGGTCGACGAGGTCGAGGGCGACGCGCCCGCGCCGCGCAGGCGGCGGCTCTTCGGGCGGAAGGCGCCCGCGCCCGTCACCGTCGTCTTCAGCCACGGCTACTGCCTCAACCAGGACTCCTGGCACTTCCAGCGGGCCGCCCTGCGGGGTCTGGTCCGCACCGTCTACTGGGACCAGCGCAGCCACGGGCGGTCCGGCCGCGGGGTCGAGCAGGCGGGGCCGGACGGGGTGCCGGTCTCCATCGACCGGCTGGGCGAGGACCTCAAGGCCGTGCTCGACGCCGCCGCGCCCGAGGGCCCGCTGGTCCTGGTCGGGCACTCCATGGGCGGCATGACGATGATGGCGCTGGCCGACCGGTACCCGGAGCTGGTGCGCGAGCGGGTGGTCGGCGCGGCCTTCGTGGGGACCTCGGCCGGGCGGCTGGGCGAGATCAGCTACGGGCTGCCGATCGCCGGGGTCAACGCCGTGCGCCGGGTGCTGCCCGGGGTGCTGCGGGCGCTCGGCTCGCAGGCGGAGCTGGTGGAGCGCGGCCGGCGGGCCACCGCCGACCTCTTCGCCGGGCTGATCAAGAAGTACTCCTTCTCCTCGAAGGACGTGGACCCGGCGGTCGTCCGGTTCGCGGAGCGGATGATCGAGTCGACCCCGATCGACGTGGTCGCCGAGTTCTACCCGGCCTTCGTCGAGCACGACAAGACGGCGGCGCTGGCGGCCTTCCGCGAGCTGCCCGTGCTGGCGCTGGCCGGCGACCGCGACCTGGTCACGCCCGGCTCGCACACCGAGGCCATCGCCGACCTGCTGCCGGAGGCGGAGCTGGTGATCGTGCCGGACGCCGGGCACCTGGTGATGCTGGAGCACCCCGAGGCGGTCACCGACCGGCTCGCCGACCTCCTCGGGAGGGTGGGAGCGGTCGCCGTCGGCGGCCGGCCCGTCGGCGGGTAG
- a CDS encoding DUF389 domain-containing protein, with product MLHLRMIVPPDRTEAAVALIDRTVGTTHVVVLPGAAREPAGDVVMCDVAREAGHELLNGMRDLRIDQDGSIAVDDIDLSLSRRATAAEEEAPGQAADAVVWEQLTDATHEESTLTITYSAFMILATMIAACGVVLDNAILIVGAMAVGPEFGPLAGICTGIVRRSAKLVLRSSYALIVGFAAAIVATTVFSLGMDALGLFSVEQLDAPRLNTGFIWKPDPFSFVVALLAGAAGTLSLTSTKSGALIGVAISVTTVPAAANAAVALSYGQYSQMWGSVEQLLLNLTGIILAGTVTLFGQVLLWRTQRGQWTRKGKGADGPGGNGSR from the coding sequence ATGCTGCACCTACGGATGATCGTTCCGCCCGACCGGACGGAGGCGGCCGTCGCCCTCATCGACCGCACGGTGGGCACCACCCACGTGGTGGTCCTGCCGGGCGCCGCCCGCGAACCGGCCGGGGACGTCGTGATGTGCGACGTGGCCCGCGAGGCGGGGCACGAACTCCTCAACGGCATGCGGGACCTGAGGATCGACCAGGACGGGTCGATCGCCGTCGACGACATCGACCTCTCGCTGTCCCGGCGCGCCACGGCGGCCGAGGAGGAAGCCCCCGGCCAGGCCGCGGACGCGGTCGTCTGGGAGCAGCTGACCGACGCCACCCACGAGGAGTCGACCCTCACCATCACCTACAGCGCGTTCATGATCCTGGCGACGATGATCGCGGCCTGCGGTGTGGTCCTCGACAACGCGATCCTGATCGTGGGCGCGATGGCCGTCGGCCCGGAGTTCGGCCCGCTGGCCGGCATCTGCACCGGGATCGTGCGGCGCTCCGCGAAGCTGGTGCTGCGCTCCTCGTACGCCCTGATCGTCGGCTTCGCGGCGGCCATCGTCGCGACGACCGTCTTCAGCCTGGGGATGGACGCGCTCGGCCTGTTCAGCGTGGAGCAGCTCGACGCGCCGCGCCTGAACACCGGCTTCATCTGGAAGCCGGACCCGTTCTCCTTCGTCGTCGCCCTCCTCGCGGGCGCGGCGGGCACGCTCTCGCTGACCTCGACGAAGTCGGGCGCGCTGATCGGCGTCGCGATCTCCGTGACGACCGTGCCGGCCGCCGCCAACGCGGCCGTGGCGCTCAGCTACGGGCAGTACTCCCAGATGTGGGGCTCGGTCGAGCAGCTGCTGCTCAACCTGACCGGCATCATCCTCGCGGGCACGGTGACGCTGTTCGGGCAGGTGCTGCTGTGGCGCACGCAGCGCGGCCAGTGGACCCGCAAGGGCAAGGGCGCCGACGGACCGGGCGGCAACGGCTCCCGCTGA
- the rimI gene encoding ribosomal protein S18-alanine N-acetyltransferase, with protein sequence MRWWDIGPVLTLEAELFPEDAWSEGMFWSELAHARGPRATRRYVVAEDAHGRIAGYAGLAAAGGLGDVQTIAVARDQWGSGLGGRLLTDLLQHATAFECDEVLLEVRVDNTRAQKLYERFGFEPIGFRRGYYQPGNVDALVMRLTVQGTETDSDGC encoded by the coding sequence ATGCGCTGGTGGGACATCGGCCCCGTGCTCACCCTGGAAGCGGAGCTGTTCCCCGAGGACGCCTGGTCCGAGGGGATGTTCTGGTCGGAGCTCGCGCACGCCCGCGGGCCGCGCGCGACCCGGCGCTACGTGGTGGCCGAGGACGCGCACGGCCGGATCGCCGGGTACGCGGGACTCGCCGCGGCCGGTGGCCTCGGCGACGTCCAGACCATCGCCGTCGCCCGTGACCAGTGGGGCAGCGGCCTCGGCGGGCGCCTCCTCACCGACCTGCTCCAGCACGCCACGGCCTTCGAGTGCGACGAGGTCCTGCTCGAAGTGCGCGTGGACAACACCCGGGCCCAGAAGCTCTACGAGCGCTTCGGCTTCGAGCCCATCGGTTTCCGGCGCGGCTACTACCAGCCCGGAAACGTGGACGCGCTCGTGATGCGACTGACCGTTCAAGGAACTGAGACTGATTCTGATGGCTGCTGA
- the glmS gene encoding glutamine--fructose-6-phosphate transaminase (isomerizing), with amino-acid sequence MCGIVGYVGGQSALDVVIAGLKRLEYRGYDSAGVAVLSDGGLAAAKKAGKLVNLEKELVDRPLSSGSTGIGHTRWATHGGPTDANAHPHLDNAGRVAVVHNGIIENFAVLRAELADRGHRLTSETDTEVVAHLLAEEFSSVGDLAEAMRLVCRRLDGAFTLVAVHADQPDVVVGARRNSPLVVGVGEGENFLASDVSAFIAHTRSAVELGQDQVVELTREAVTVTDFDGAPAEVRAFHVDWDASAAEKGGYASFMLKEIAEQPKAVADTLLGRIDAEGRLRLDEVRIPDAVLREADKIVIIACGTAFHAGLIAKYAIEHWTRIPCEVELASEFRYRDPILGQRTLVIAISQSGETMDTLMALRHAREQGAKVLAVCNTNGATIPRESDAVLYTHAGPEVAVASTKAFLTQLVACYLLALYLGQVRGTQWGDEIHAVVRELARIADEVERVLETMEPVRALARSLADKDTVLFLGRHVGYPVALEGALKLKELAYMHAEGFAAGELKHGPIALIEHDLPVVVVVPSPRGRSVLHDKIVSNIQEIRARGARTIVIAEEGDEAVVPYADHLIRIPATPTLLQPLVSAVPLQVFACELATARGNEVDQPRNLAKSVTVE; translated from the coding sequence ATGTGCGGAATCGTGGGCTACGTAGGCGGACAGTCGGCACTCGACGTCGTCATCGCCGGCCTCAAGAGGCTCGAATACCGGGGCTACGACTCGGCCGGGGTCGCGGTGCTCTCCGACGGGGGGCTCGCCGCGGCCAAGAAGGCCGGCAAGCTGGTCAATCTGGAGAAGGAGCTGGTGGACCGCCCGCTGTCGAGCGGCTCCACCGGCATCGGCCACACCCGCTGGGCCACCCACGGCGGGCCCACCGACGCCAACGCGCACCCGCACCTCGACAACGCGGGCCGCGTCGCCGTCGTCCACAACGGCATCATCGAGAACTTCGCCGTCCTGCGGGCCGAGCTGGCCGACCGCGGCCACCGGCTGACCTCCGAGACGGACACCGAGGTCGTGGCCCATCTGCTCGCCGAGGAGTTCTCCTCCGTCGGCGACCTCGCCGAGGCCATGCGGCTGGTGTGCCGGCGGCTCGACGGGGCGTTCACCCTGGTCGCCGTCCACGCCGACCAGCCGGACGTCGTGGTCGGCGCCCGCCGCAACTCCCCGCTGGTCGTCGGCGTCGGCGAGGGCGAGAACTTCCTCGCCTCCGACGTCTCCGCCTTCATCGCCCACACCCGCTCGGCCGTCGAGCTCGGCCAGGACCAGGTCGTGGAGCTCACCCGCGAGGCCGTCACCGTCACCGACTTCGACGGGGCCCCCGCCGAGGTGCGGGCGTTCCACGTCGACTGGGACGCCTCCGCCGCCGAGAAGGGCGGCTACGCCTCCTTCATGCTCAAGGAGATCGCCGAGCAGCCGAAGGCCGTCGCCGACACCCTGCTCGGCCGGATCGACGCCGAGGGGCGGCTGCGCCTCGACGAGGTGCGCATCCCCGACGCGGTGCTCCGCGAGGCCGACAAGATCGTCATCATCGCCTGCGGCACCGCCTTCCACGCCGGGCTCATCGCCAAGTACGCGATCGAGCACTGGACCCGGATCCCCTGCGAGGTGGAGCTGGCCAGCGAGTTCCGCTACCGGGACCCGATCCTCGGGCAGCGCACCCTGGTCATCGCGATCTCCCAGTCCGGCGAGACCATGGACACCCTGATGGCGCTGCGGCACGCCCGCGAGCAGGGCGCCAAGGTGCTGGCCGTGTGCAACACCAACGGCGCGACCATCCCGCGGGAGTCGGACGCCGTCCTCTACACGCACGCCGGGCCCGAGGTCGCCGTCGCCTCCACCAAGGCCTTCCTGACCCAGCTCGTCGCCTGCTACCTGCTCGCGCTCTACCTCGGCCAGGTGCGCGGCACCCAGTGGGGCGACGAGATCCACGCCGTCGTCCGCGAGCTGGCCCGGATCGCCGACGAGGTCGAGCGGGTCCTGGAGACCATGGAGCCGGTCCGGGCCCTCGCGCGGTCCCTGGCCGACAAGGACACGGTGCTCTTCCTCGGCCGGCACGTCGGCTACCCGGTGGCCCTCGAAGGCGCGCTGAAGCTGAAGGAACTCGCGTACATGCACGCGGAGGGCTTCGCGGCGGGCGAGCTCAAGCACGGCCCGATCGCCCTGATCGAGCACGACCTGCCGGTGGTGGTGGTCGTGCCCTCGCCGCGCGGCCGGTCCGTGCTGCACGACAAGATCGTCTCCAACATCCAGGAGATCCGGGCGCGCGGGGCCCGGACGATCGTGATCGCCGAGGAGGGCGACGAGGCCGTCGTGCCGTACGCCGACCACCTCATCCGCATCCCCGCGACGCCTACGCTGCTCCAGCCGCTGGTCTCCGCCGTGCCGCTCCAGGTCTTCGCCTGCGAACTGGCCACGGCCCGGGGCAACGAGGTGGACCAGCCGCGCAACCTGGCCAAATCCGTGACGGTGGAGTGA
- the tsaE gene encoding tRNA (adenosine(37)-N6)-threonylcarbamoyltransferase complex ATPase subunit type 1 TsaE has protein sequence MDTPHIQATLDIDSPERMQELGRRLAKLLRPGDLVMLTGELGAGKTTLTRGLGEGLGVRGAVTSPTFVIARVHPSLVGGPALVHVDAYRLGGGLDEMEDLDLDVSLPDSVVVVEWGDGKVEELADDRLHVLIHRVVGTPGTPENAENAEEAADDRRTVVLNGIGARWAEEDLLLG, from the coding sequence ATGGACACTCCGCACATCCAGGCCACCCTCGACATCGACTCGCCCGAGCGCATGCAGGAGCTCGGCCGCCGGCTCGCGAAACTGCTGCGCCCCGGCGACCTCGTGATGCTCACCGGCGAGCTCGGCGCGGGGAAGACCACGCTCACCCGCGGGCTCGGCGAGGGCCTGGGCGTCCGCGGGGCGGTGACCTCGCCGACCTTCGTCATCGCGCGCGTGCACCCCTCGCTGGTCGGCGGCCCGGCGCTGGTCCACGTCGACGCGTACCGCCTGGGCGGCGGCCTCGACGAGATGGAGGACCTGGACCTCGACGTGTCGCTGCCGGACTCGGTCGTGGTGGTCGAGTGGGGCGACGGCAAGGTCGAGGAGCTCGCGGACGACCGGCTGCACGTGCTGATCCACCGGGTGGTCGGGACCCCCGGGACCCCGGAGAACGCCGAGAACGCCGAAGAAGCGGCGGACGACCGGCGGACCGTGGTGCTGAACGGGATCGGCGCCCGCTGGGCCGAGGAGGACCTGCTGCTGGGCTGA